One window of the Thermococcus sp. P6 genome contains the following:
- a CDS encoding methionine adenosyltransferase, with protein sequence MVEKVRNIVVEELVRTPVEMQKVELVERKGIGHPDSIADGIAEAVSRALSREYIKRYGIILHHNTDQVEVVGGEAYPRFGGGEVVKPIYILLSGRAVEIVDRELFPVHEVALKAARDYLRKAVRHLDLENHVVIDSRIGQGSVDLVGVFNKARENPIPLANDTSFGVGYAPLSETERITLEIEKLLNSDDFKRKHPAVGEDIKVMGLRKGDEIDVTIAAAIVDSEVTTPEEYMAVKEAIYDAARGVIEEHTERKVNVYVNTADDPKKGIYYITVTGTSAEAGDDGSVGRGNRVNGLITPNRHMSMEAAAGKNPVSHVGKIYNLLSMLIANDIAEEVEGVTEVYVRILSQIGRPIDEPLVASIQIIPEKGYSIDNLQKPAYEIADAWLADITKIQKMILEDRLNVF encoded by the coding sequence ATGGTTGAGAAGGTAAGGAACATAGTCGTTGAGGAGCTCGTAAGAACTCCCGTGGAGATGCAGAAGGTCGAACTCGTCGAGAGGAAGGGAATAGGCCACCCGGACAGCATAGCGGACGGCATAGCCGAGGCCGTCAGCAGGGCCCTCAGCAGGGAGTACATAAAGAGGTACGGCATAATACTCCACCACAACACCGATCAGGTCGAGGTCGTCGGCGGTGAAGCCTACCCCCGCTTCGGCGGAGGTGAGGTCGTCAAGCCGATATACATACTCCTCTCAGGAAGGGCCGTGGAGATAGTCGACCGCGAGCTCTTCCCGGTCCACGAGGTGGCCCTGAAGGCCGCCCGCGACTACCTCAGGAAGGCCGTCAGACACCTCGACCTCGAGAACCACGTTGTCATCGACTCCCGCATAGGTCAGGGAAGCGTGGACCTCGTTGGAGTGTTCAACAAGGCCCGGGAGAACCCGATTCCCCTCGCCAACGACACGAGCTTCGGCGTTGGTTACGCCCCCCTCAGTGAGACCGAGAGGATAACCCTTGAGATCGAGAAACTCCTCAACAGCGACGACTTCAAGAGGAAACACCCGGCAGTCGGGGAGGACATCAAGGTGATGGGTCTCAGGAAGGGTGACGAGATCGATGTAACCATAGCCGCGGCCATAGTGGACAGCGAGGTCACCACCCCGGAGGAGTACATGGCCGTCAAGGAGGCAATCTACGACGCCGCGAGGGGAGTAATCGAGGAGCACACCGAGAGGAAGGTCAACGTCTACGTGAACACGGCCGACGATCCGAAGAAGGGCATCTACTACATAACCGTCACCGGAACCAGCGCCGAGGCCGGGGACGACGGTAGCGTGGGCAGGGGCAACCGCGTTAACGGGCTGATCACCCCGAACAGGCACATGAGCATGGAAGCCGCAGCCGGAAAGAACCCGGTAAGCCACGTGGGGAAGATATACAACCTCCTCTCGATGCTCATAGCCAACGACATCGCCGAAGAGGTGGAGGGCGTCACCGAGGTTTACGTCAGGATACTCAGCCAGATAGGAAGGCCGATAGACGAGCCCCTTGTCGCGAGCATTCAGATCATCCCCGAGAAGGGCTACAGCATCGACAACCTGCAGAAGCCGGCCTACGAGATAGCGGACGCATGGCTCGCCGACATCACGAAGATACAGAAAATGATACTGGAAGACAGGCTGAACGTCTTCTGA